A stretch of DNA from Cyprinus carpio isolate SPL01 chromosome A25, ASM1834038v1, whole genome shotgun sequence:
TGCATTTGTAACCAACTGTAGACTGTTTCCAGTGGCTGATAATGGtgaaacagaatttattttatttattccagaTCGGCTGTCTTCTCTATTCTGGTTTTACTCTTCTTTAGGAGTTTCAGCTGAAACTTTCACTAGTTAATCATTCAATGTTCTCAGAGGAAGCGAGCTGAATAGCTCTCAACTCTTAGTAGCGGAGACTCGACTCACTTCAACAGCAAAGTTAGCTTTTCAAAAACTCTAGGATTTATGCTATGTTCCATTCAACTCAGAACATTTGAATTTCTAACTTCCTATATAGAAAAGTGCAATAGAACGCACTTGAAGTTGGATGTCAAACTTGGAAAATACTATGAAAACTACAATTTCAGATGCAGGAACTGGGGAGATGTGCTGTTAATACTAAACATTCAATTTTAAGCTAATAAAACTTCAACAAGAATAAGTTTCCTCATTATATAAAATGTTGCAGTAACGTGTAAAACACAGTAAACGATCCTCACTGTTGATGATCACACATCTGCATATTACCATTACGCTTTATTCTTGCCattctgaaatattaaatatctttCAATATTGGATGGAACGCAGCATTCTAGCTTAAGTTCATCAAAACAGTGCATCATTCCAGACCCCATCAAAGCACTTGAGTGTAAGTTTAGGTTgagtttagttgatttttttctgatttatattctttaaaacaaaGCCAGACCTGAAAACTTTTAGATGCACGAACACGTTTGTGGTGAAATCtttctagtttaaaaaaaatcctcattttTATTTAGGGAAATGCATAGACGAGTGGTCTTCTACATGAGTCTTACCATAGTCCATCACACCTTTTGTCTTCGCCATCCCAAACCAAACCAACAGGAAACGTGAGAGCAAACCAACCCCACCCTCTGCCCCTCAGGGGCTTTTACACAAGCACTTTAGGAAAACACAAGCAATTCAGCTCACGGTGCATCACACATCCATTACAGAGAGATGTACTTTGAGCCGTCAAGATGTCTTGCAGTGTTTAGCGAAACTTGACATACTTGCCAAAGATAATGGTCTCCATTCAAAGAGAACGCCTCAAGTTTCATTCAGATAAGACTGGTGAACCTACCGTAGCATCACCTTCAGATAGCAGGCTCGGTCCTGGTGCAGTCAGGTATAACATGCAGAAACATTCCCTGAAACGGAAGCCTTTGTTTCTTTGATTCTTGGTCATCGCTGTGGAAATTAGGTGCAATGAATTCAGTTCTGTATACTTCTCAGCAGGGTGCCCTTTAGGTTTTGCATGTGTAAATAGATCTTAATTTTCCTCATGGGCTGTGACAATAAGCTTTTAgacaatgttttttgttcatccacttaaattttatttttatctatatgaTTTATTTTGTCTATACTGATTGAATTGTAGTGTAGACTGTTGAGTAAATCCATTTAATGACAATCTACACTTGTATACCTTAAACTTTTTCCTTATgtgcaaataaaatgcatcacaaaacaaaacttcattacttacctgttttttttttccacaaataaaatctatttgaTTATTCCAGATGAGTTCGCTATCAGAAATGTTATTCCAGATGAGTTCGCTATCAGATGTGAGTTGTGAGTTTTGTATTGtgtgaaaaaaattttaaatggaaaaaaagtgaaCTTTAAGACTAGACTATTGCATCTAGaataaagtaaaacttaaaaaatgcgTACTTACTCTCTTATGAGTCTTCTATGGAAAAATGGTCCTTGCAAGTCGTTATTTCTTAAAACAGTACCGTTCAGAGTTCTCAAATGACATCCACATCAAAAACAGAAGATTGGTCTTGTTTAAATCCAGTCAATGACAGAATCTATTGaatatatttatcataattaAGATTTAGCTGCAAACAATGATAGTCCAatttaaattgtacacattttgtGTATTGTTAATAAGAAATAGAGATAAAAATTCACCAGAAAATAGCACTCCTTTAGCATGTAGCCTGTAAGGCTTCTAAAATctaactacatttcccatgattaTCTGCGGCAAACCAAAACACTTAAATAACACCCATGCATGGCAAAATTAATCACATTCATTGTAAAATTGTCCATGTTCATGCAGTAACTGTATTCCACATGAATCGATCATAATCAATTGCTTAATGACGTTGTTGGCATATCTCAAAAcctcaaaacaacacaaatagaCTGAAACTAAACCTCTAAacatttgcttatttttaaaaCTCATTTGAACTGGTTCTTTAGACATGACTTCATGATGTCTTTAAAAAACTATGTGAAACCAGTTTCTTGTCTGACTCCGTTTACAGACCTGAACTGAAGAACTTTCTGTGAACAGACCTGCAGGCCATATGCACTCAACGATCCGTGCTGGGTTACATCACCGTAATCTCGTCCATTAAAATGACCTACATTCTCTCAGTCGGGAACACTTTAACGTTTCTGTGCTGCCGGGTTACTGCTCGAGCTCGTCGTTGTGCTCTGAGACCGTTATCCTTTCCCGCGCTTATGCAACACGTGCCGATTTTTCCCGCGCTTCTTATATAAAGCCCGCAAAAAAGGTCACGAGTCAGTCAGAGATCTGGTAATCCCTCAGAAAAGACTCACCTTTTAAATTAAGAGTCTTAACTCCTATATATCACGCAAAATGTTTTTCTTGGAAGTATTTGAGCATCTAGCGACAATATAGCCCAAGTCATTTCTATAGCGCTTAATACAAAATAGTATAGTAACCACATTTTCACTAAATGTTAAATTCAGTATGGTGTCTAACCTTATTAAggtttataaattatgaattgaaAGATTCTATAGCTTGAATGAGGAcctatatttttgtaaaattgacTCCCTGATTGCACagaaatgtctatttgacatcagCAAGACATTTTTTGGTGTTTGCTCATCTGCCATACATCtacaggacgtttcctatcagatgtcgaATAGACGTttggaaaatgtctttaagatgtttatgatttagaatgcatgtaaaactgacatcttaaagacgtctgtcagatgtttgtacacagcagatgctttccagatgaagtgatctttaacagacgtCTTGCAGATGTACCTGTGCTATCTGGCCTAGTAAGTATCTATGGCATTTTATGGTTaccatagtagtttttttttgtaaaggttaATGCAGAAATGCAGTCTCAGGCCACACCAACCTGAAAACTCTTAGTTTACACAACACTTGACAACATTAGAGGCAGAAGTTTCCAGATGAATGCTTTAACATTTTAGCTATTATTCAACATCTAACCACCAGCTGTGGACATTAAGTGAGGAACCTTTTAGATTTTCCTCACTCAGAATGTGCATTCAATTATAAGAAACAAAACTACTAGAAATGTTTATCTTTTCGTTTTGtgtttaataaagaaaatgacagATCGACAGACAGAGCAATATGAATCTCTCTTCGAATCCCAGCGGGCGTTTgcattttaatagaaaacaagtgcaaatgttttatttgtctttctccttctgttctttctctttcttgtctTTCTCGGCTTTGGCCTCTTCTGCTTCGTGTTTCTTGATGAGCTCTTCCACTTCCTTCTGCTTGAGGACTTTGATTCTGGTCTTGCCGTTCTCTCGTGTCAGTGTGGCAATCTCCACTACGAAGATGGTCAGAAAAAGGGAAACCAATTAGATGTCTGTCcataaaatttgaaattttaaagacTGTTCATACTGAATCTACTGAAACAACATCATCCTCAGCATCTGTCAACAAGTATGCAACATCTTTCTGCATGTAAGAGTtttaaagtaaagaaaatgtaaaaaagctgcTTGTTAAACaaagtctaaatatataaaaatatatattattataataaatctaatatagTCACAAATGCACTACAAAAATTCTACATTTTCAACAGATAATTGTGATTTCATgtcaagtgttattttatttgttgcaaCTGCAAAAAAGGGTTGCATTCGAGACCTAAAACGCAGAATGTCTTGTTTAAAAGGGTTGTATGACCGTTctgactgcagtgtgtgtgttacTGCAATTCAGCACATGATCAGCTGCATTAAGTTGAGAGCTCAGATGGATTGTGGGACTGTATATGGTGTCATGATCATTCATAATGCAGAAGTCTGCTCTCCGCCAGACTGCCTCGATCTATCAACCTCGTCTGCATGCTAAAACATTTATTCCATCTCCGTCTTGCCAAACACGCACCTTTCTCTGCTGACAGCTTGCTGACGTCCATGGTCTTGTTCAGCACTTTGACGGCAAGAGCGAGGGCAGACGACAGAGTCATCTCTCCCTCTTTATAGTCCTGCTTCAGCATTGACACAGCAGcctaaaacacacatttatagtCTTTTTTGTGTATTGACTGAGGtgttttgataactttttttgaCAGAGAATAGAACAGAAGTTTCGAATTAAGGACAGGTGTCttgtcgccatctactggccGAATGGTGACTggtcacacatttttttttttttttttttaaatcactcaaCTTTAAGAGACACCATGAATTCCAACATGCAACCTCAcagttttacaaacaaaaacgtAATATGTGACACAATCTACATGCGTAATTAGTGATTAAAAGCAGTATAATGTAACATATGTAAAATGCTTTGTGAGGACATCTGGGAACACTTTAAAGTAATAACTCTTGCATATTATGTGTTGATTTTTGAGAGAAAAATCTGATAGATTTTAAATAGTGCTTTCAAtcgcttaaaaaaaataaatgaatctgaaaaaaatctgaaattagtCAGGattaattgcaataatttcacaatcttcaaattaatgcagAAACAACAAagatagtatatttttaatatttgtctaatggcatatttttttttataactgaaggtgagtatcactgataccaatactactgatgtttctatgaaatattaacattatataaacattacagtataattgacagctatcaattttaacatttattagagtttaaaaaataaccacttctaatttaagtgaacttgaaacaatcttcacataaacccattataataaatgtcatactTAGCTAcatgtgcccttcagcaagtaggaaatatacagaaattgaataatcttATCAAACactagttcaaaagaacagcatttatttgaaatagaaatcttttgtaacataatcatgtctttactgtcacttttgatcaacttaatgcatccttgctgaatataagtactaatttattaaaaaaaaaaaaaaaaaaaaaaggcagactcCATATCAGCCTAGTAATgactttttctatttttgaaatgattaattaaaccaaatgattattttgttattatttggttattttgttcagattaaaagattaaattgtaatttgtagtttttgttggtagttttaaagtttgaaaatggAGAGTTCAGAATCTGAATGTGCGGTTCACTCACTGCGCTGTTGTTGCCGATGCACGTGGCTTTCCAGCCTCCATAGTTTCCACTGGGGTCACTCTGATAGAGCTGGAAGCCGTAGTGTTTGTCCCATCCCATATACAGCAGAGACACACCGAAGGGCCTTTTACCTGATAAAACACACATTATGTTTATATTCTTCTGTTTATATTTCAAAGAGGATAATTTTAGAAgtatattgttatgtttttatatgtcGTACCTCCAAACTGTGTGTAAGCCTGTTTGATGTCACACAAGGCAGTAACCAGCTGCTCACAGGGAATGGGCTCCTGATACTGCAGCAGGTACCTGCACACACATCATCACACACTGCATCAATCTTGAGACtctcatatttataataaaccaATTTTGTCTTATAACAACACAATGCAGCCTTTAGCAGGAGTCAAAGTGATGCTTCACTCACCTCTGTGCGATGAGCCTCAGCTCGTTTGTGAGGACGTTGGCATCTGATGTAATTCCCGCTACACTGCAAGCCATGTCTCTGCGTTACAGAATCACCACACACCAGTGCTTTTATTATAAACTAtaactaaactattaaaaatcattttcagtaactgaaaaaagctgacataaaatagaataaaatataattagataaaaaaaataactcaaaaatattttataatttaaatattaatgcaattccTTCCATATCAAAACTAAATAattgtctctttaaaaaaaaaattaatacaactcCTCCCATATCAGAACTAAAtaatattatctttaaaaaaaaaaaaagaccaaaatgcacataagaaattattaaaaattcagctaatttgttttttaaattaaaataaactggaaatataaaaataaaagctaatttaatagAGATTTCTCAAGAAtagaaatgttattaaatattaattaaaatttaaacattgaTGCAATTCCttctaaactgaaataaatatatatataagtactaaaacttaaagggatactccaccccaaaatgaaaattttgtcattaatcacttacccccatgccgttaactaaaataattcaagccaaaaatctaaatatggataaacattattttagtgtaagatttactgaaatattttatgaattataaatttttttttttatattgaatatcaTTACAATTCCTTCCACATATTAGAACTTCAACTCCTCTTGGGAAACCTTTAAATCCATAATTATCAAATCGTGagaattttaagaatttaaaatccTGATTTTAAGGCCACATAAATTATTTGAACCCAAATTTACTGAATTTAATATTGCAAACACTCACTCGTTGAGTTTGTAAATCTTCTCAGAGAAGAACACCTCGTCCAGAAGTTTGTGGATGTTCCTCCTCTCTGCCGCCAGCAGCACGCCGTCCTTGGCCAGGATGCCCAGACAGGTGCCAGCGTGACCGATGGCCTCCATGGCATATTCTACCTGATACAGACGGCCTgccaacaacacaacacacagagaCCATTTACAAGTGACAAGAAATCATCATTTAGACTAAtaccacacaataaaaataataaaagagcagATATGGGGGCTCTCACCCTCTGGTGAGAAAATAGTCGTTCTTGAGTCATATCTCCGAGActgttgaataaaacaaaaacaaattgtgaaTCATTGTGATAAGAGCTTATTGTGATTCAgataaactgcattaaaaatatagaCAATCCACTAATAATGCAACACTTACCATTttgcctttaaataaaatgaatcctgcaaacaggagaaaaaaatgcttaattgatGAGGAACAAATTgcacatacattattattaataattataatgtacatttaataatttgtaaattattgtttctgCTGTCAGAAGCTTACGAACTTAAACACTCAATGAGtaacaaaatgaaacagaaaacccAAACACGTCTAAAAACACATCTAACCTACCAGACACGGTGATTTTACAATCTTAAGAATTAATATAATAAGAGATTGAAgcataaatgtgaattttaaagcTGCTTTCAGTTTCTCCTGTATGAACGTTTTAGCTTTAGCATTAGCATCTGCATAACAGCATGAAGCAgcaacttttcatttcatttaaatgtagtcTACGCTCAATTACATTTACATCAGTTCAGCTTCACGCACACGCACAGGAGGCTTTACTTTGTGATAGGCATCATATATAGTGTGTAAAATATAGGAgagtattattattttcataccTAAAGCCTGTGCTCGCGCTGTCTGTTCACTGTTGCGGCTCCGACTCCGCTAAAGAACCTCACTGCAGCGAGAAGCGCGTCCACTCTGGATTCACTTCCACGGTCTGTCACGTGCGTCACGTGAAGCTCTGTGATTGGTTCCCTTTCTTTAGTTCGCGTCAGTGCTAGCAGTTCAGCTTTTTTATATTAGCAACAACTAAAAATTATAACTTGTTACAAGCACTAATTGCACTACTGTCCCaaaatgtgtaaatgcattttatgtatagAATTATTGTATAACATAGGAAAATCcctcaaattaaatacaatttggaTAAAAATATGATAATCTAAGCATAgagcaaacaaataaattttcAGTGTGTTTACAAATTATCAGCTTTCCTAAAAACTATACCTGATGAATAACAAGCATAAGAAACAGACTACAGTGGTAACACTGTACTTTTTTGATGCACTAGAAAGAATTGGTTCATGAAAGTCATTTGTTTTCTGAATCAAACTACTGTGTGCTTCCAGGTGCTTCGTGCTGATTAGAGTGGGCCGAGCTATGCTGAATATGCTCTACATCCTAAAGAAATGACTCGTTCAGTTTTACAGCGCCCTCAGTGTAAGGGAGGATACATTACcatacactttataataatgatgTACAAACTACCAATATTTCAGAGCATATTTTAAACCcaaaaatcaattctaaaatgcatattaaaatattttaaataatttcaaataaaattttacaattgagtattgtatgtaataaaaatgtctgtCATCCTTTTGACCTCACTACAAAGAACTGGTTCtaataaaagtcatttgtttgtgattttggaATACACTGCTTGTGCTGCATGTTTTTTgattaacttaaaaataacagGTTCACAAGAGTCGTTTGTGCTCTATGACAGACTATGGTATTATAAATACAGAAAAGACAAACTCCGCACGCTGatctcattatttattaaaaattatttacaacaacagCATAATCCAAGAAAAGAATGATGATTTTTAATTTCTACTGCATCGTTCACCCCTGTGTTGAGGAGTTGCATACGGTCTTCACATGATACAGAACACAAAAACTGAAGCCAAACATTGCAACAAGCCAAAGAGCACTGATAGTACCAAACCAGCCATTGTTCACGCTCTAATGCGAGCtcagattaatatttaatgtttacgGGTGAACTTAATTCCTTAGTCACTGTCGATCATATTCCCAGTGACAGAAGACACTAAATGGAcgattataataaataaagcaatattctACTGGATCGGATCAAATCGAAGAGTGCTTTTTTGTCGTGACGGAAATATGTGGACGCTGGGAAATGAAGAAACAACAAACAGTGCACTGGAAAGCTTTGAATGCGTGGACACTTTCGCTCCATCAAGTTGGCCGTGTCAAAATCAGCACCATGAAAGAAGAGCAAAGCCTCCATTGGCTGTGAGGTCGTTGTGCAGTCTTCACGTCCAGCACTGAATAGTTTCACATGGACTGAAAAGCTCAGTTCAGAAGACACACATTGCAGGCACTGCAATACGAAACGCCCAAATCAAACCTACCAAAGTTCATGCTCCACAACCAGACTGTGAAAATACACGCAGAGCCGCGTCTGGGTGTGGAGAGAATGATCTGGAGAGAAATGTTGGACATTTGTTGTAAGTGCAAAATAATGACGTCCTCCAGGACGGGAGGATTCGCAAACAAGAGGCACAGCGTTCAGAGTTCGTAAGGCCTCTGGGGGGCGCTGTTCTGATCAGAGGTCCATGGGCATCTGCGTGGGTATGACTCTGATGTACTACGGCAGCAGAGAACGAGCTACATACTTCAGGATGCCTCCGTGTCTGAAAAACGCCACATCCATGTCGTTCTCGAAAAGAGCCATGACACTGAAACTCTTCCCTGTGCTCGTCTGGAAACAAAGGCAGACATGAACATTAGAAGTTGCATGGACAAAAATATCACTGCAGTTTAATTAAGAGTAGGACAGATTTAGATTCACAAGCTCTCTGTTTTGGgaacaatttaataatgtaatagcAGAAAAGAAATTCTTGCAAAAAGAAATTCTTTCTtagctattgctataaataataAGGGAAACTTTGAAcgtctatatattaattttaataatggcaGGGCACAAAATATGTAGTTCTATTGCTATTTATCTAACAGATTAGTTATTGAGTCttattgaatgattcatttaaatgaccAGCTCAAAAGAGTATTCTGTTTGTGAATCAAACTAAACTTTTGCTGCTTGTTTCTGATTCACAACaaagaaactattaaaaaaaaatatatattttttttaatcagagtacACTGATTGTGCTGTgcgtttttgattcactaaaaagaactggttcatgaGTGTCATTTGATTGTGTATCAGACTACATTAGCGgtattgtatgtttttgaatcattaaaaaaaaaaaaaaaaaaaaggtttcataaGAGTCACTTGGACTACACCAGctattctgaatgtttttgattctcTACAAAAAACACGGTTCATaagaatgatttgtttgttaATCAGACATCGCTGATTGTGCTGTGTTTTAATTCACAAATAAACGTTCATAAGagtatttttttgtgaatcagactacagtgGCTGTGATATCCAtttctgattcattaaaaagaactagTTCATAAGAGTCGTTTGTTTGTCAATCAGACTACAATGGTTGCGCTGTTATTGTGTGTCACTTGTGAGCACCTCTCAAAGTAAATGCTGCAGTGAACTGATGTGTTATCCGTTGTGAGTCGCTCTACCTGTACTACGAGCTGTTGTCTGGGTATGAGCTCCTGTGGGATGTTGATGGTGAATCGCTCTTttccacacagctccagtgagTCTGCATTCTGTCCTGACAAGAACTGCAGCGGAGCGATTCCCATCCCCACCAAATGATTCCTATGAATCTTCTCAAAGCTCTCCGCTATCACCGCACGGACCCCCTTTATAACACAGTCAAGAGAGTCTGTACGTTAAGTGTTTCCTTAAAGTTGAATTAATCACAGGAAAATGTGTAGCACAGAAGTGGAAACGGCGTATGGGAGCAGTACCATTAAATAAGGTCCTTTGGCGGCCCAGTCACGTGAGCTGCCAGAGCCGTACTCTTTTCCTGCCAGGATGATGAGAGGAACTCCATCTCTCTGATAACGTTCAGCAGCTTCAAACCACGTCCAGCTGTGATGGGAAAAAATTCAGCAAAACAATGAGTTCAGAGTCAGAAGGAATCGTGTTCAAACTGGTTTAGTCTGGTCACTAACCGTCTGTCCTGATGGAATGTGCAGTGTTCTGGGTCCGGTTTTCCCGATGAGGCGGTTTTGAAGCTTTATGCTGGCAAATGTTCCTCGAGTCATTACAGCATCGTTTCCTCTCCGTGCGCCGTAGGAATTGAACTCACGAGGGGTCAAACTGAATCAAATGTATATAGGAACTTAGTTTCTAATCATCTTTACCTTAAACATAttaatgaaaaagcatttttactgcaaaaatgtaatgtaaattacaataaatgattttaaGGACCAACATACTGAGAAGAAACCGTGCAAAATAGATCACCCCCATAGATCATCTTACCGTTTGCTCTGCAGGTATTTGGCAGCAGCGCTGACTCTTGCGATGCTTCCCGCTGGAGAAATGTGATCGGTTGTTACTTTATCACCCAGAAAGAGAAGCGGGTATGCCCCCTCAATGGACTGAGGAGTGCACGCCTCTTTAGACTGAGATGAAGAGATACAGGGGCCATGTTAGTGTCAAAATACTGTGTACGTGATGCATGAGAGGAGCTGCATCTGAAAAACACTAGTGtagttactgttaactaaaactattacacatcactttcattaactgaaataaagctgaattacagaatactaaaattacagaaactaaaactgaaaaagctaaatagaattaaaaaaatgacaaaattaaaaaattacataagtaattaaaattactaaaacttaaactttaataaaaattaagcttaatagaaatatttaaaaaatgaaaacttattatatttacaaaattacatttaaaaaaatactactattgtaatgaaaactgaaaatataaaaatagaagttaattcaagacattaaaaaaaaatactgaatgacACTCACCAGTTTGTTGAAGAAGGACGGACATCGAATGTAAGTGGATTTGGGATCCCACGGGAAGAGGGCAGATTCGGCAGACTCTAAACTGTTCCAGAACGAACTTCCTTTCTGCAGACAATAACACAAATCAGCCAGTATTAACAGACAATTCTGATGCAGTGAATCAATCAATTCAAATGAATCATAGTTAATATTTTGTGGGGGAAATGTGCTATGATAATCCTCGCACCTCCATCCGGCTCCTCAGCTCTTTGAACATGGAGGCGATGACGATGTTCTCCTCCGTGTGGTTCACCTCTTCTTTGGATGGCCAGATATCCCGCAGATACACATCCTTCCCCTCCGAGTTCACCCCCAGCGGTTCTGTCTCCAGGTTGATGCTGACTGTACCTGCGATCGCATACGCCACCACCAGTGGAGGTGAAGCCAAATAATTCGCCCGAACACAGTCACACAGGCGTCCCTCTAAATGCCTGTTTCCAGACAGCACGCCACACGCCACCAAATCACCCTGCACACAAGCAGGCAGATTAATACACAGCAgatcagagagagagggagtgaggcAGAAACGAGAGATTAAACTGTCTCACCTGTTTTATGGCGTCCACCACACTCTCAGGTAAAGGTGCTGTATTGCCCACACA
This window harbors:
- the LOC109058067 gene encoding proteasome subunit alpha type-4, producing the protein MSRRYDSRTTIFSPEGRLYQVEYAMEAIGHAGTCLGILAKDGVLLAAERRNIHKLLDEVFFSEKIYKLNEDMACSVAGITSDANVLTNELRLIAQRYLLQYQEPIPCEQLVTALCDIKQAYTQFGGKRPFGVSLLYMGWDKHYGFQLYQSDPSGNYGGWKATCIGNNSAAAVSMLKQDYKEGEMTLSSALALAVKVLNKTMDVSKLSAEKVEIATLTRENGKTRIKVLKQKEVEELIKKHEAEEAKAEKDKKEKEQKEKDK